A window of the Streptomyces luomodiensis genome harbors these coding sequences:
- a CDS encoding serine hydrolase, with product MTRHRLPRHPRAVVCAALAAAVVMAPVAGAGPASAASAASATAPAASATSAATTAATATTAATATRPVCVSHRSGLAGKLSKDIAAALRGRSATTAISLRDHTTHTSCTLRANQRFDSASVVKVTVLATLLWDAQHHRRALTKREKTLATAMITKSDNGSTSKLWKQLTPARVTAFLRTAGMTDTVPGKDGYWGLTRITANDQERLLGLITHPNTVLSDASRRYLLTLMGKVVHAQRWGTPAGAPGGTRIHVKNGWLERSTHGWRVHSIGAFTGGGHDYTLTVLTQDNHTMEAGVATIEAVARAVHEDLSPTARADTRYAPTDRPREALPAVPEE from the coding sequence GTGACGAGACACCGACTACCCCGACACCCCCGCGCCGTGGTGTGCGCGGCGCTGGCGGCGGCCGTCGTCATGGCGCCGGTCGCCGGGGCGGGGCCCGCCTCGGCCGCCTCGGCCGCCTCCGCCACCGCCCCGGCCGCCTCCGCCACCTCTGCCGCCACCACCGCGGCCACCGCCACCACCGCGGCCACCGCAACGCGCCCGGTCTGCGTCTCGCACCGGTCCGGGCTGGCCGGCAAGCTGTCCAAGGACATCGCGGCCGCGCTGCGCGGCCGGTCCGCCACCACCGCGATCAGCCTCCGCGATCACACCACGCACACCTCCTGCACCCTGCGCGCGAACCAGCGGTTCGATTCCGCGAGCGTGGTGAAGGTGACGGTCCTGGCGACGCTGCTGTGGGACGCGCAACATCACCGCCGGGCCCTGACCAAGCGCGAGAAGACCCTGGCCACCGCCATGATCACCAAGTCGGACAACGGGTCGACCAGCAAGCTGTGGAAGCAGCTCACACCCGCCCGGGTCACGGCGTTCCTGCGGACGGCCGGAATGACCGACACCGTGCCCGGTAAGGACGGCTACTGGGGCCTCACCCGGATCACCGCGAACGACCAGGAACGGCTCCTGGGCCTGATCACCCACCCGAACACGGTGCTCAGCGACGCCTCCCGCCGGTACCTCCTCACCCTGATGGGCAAGGTCGTCCACGCCCAGCGCTGGGGCACCCCGGCCGGTGCCCCGGGCGGCACCCGGATCCATGTGAAGAACGGCTGGCTGGAGCGGTCCACGCACGGCTGGCGGGTGCACAGCATCGGCGCCTTCACCGGCGGCGGCCACGACTACACGCTTACCGTGCTCACCCAGGACAACCACACCATGGAGGCGGGCGTGGCCACCATCGAGGCGGTGGCCCGCGCGGTGCACGAGGACCTCAGCCCGACCGCCCGCGCCGATACCCGCTACGCCCCGACCGACCGGCCCCGGGAGGCCCTGCCGGCGGTCCCGGAGGAATAG
- the rpe gene encoding ribulose-phosphate 3-epimerase, translating into MALQISPSILSADFSRLADEAKAVEGADWLHVDVMDNHFVPNLTLGVPVVEALGKATDTPMDCHLMIEDPDRWAPQYVEAGAGSVTFHVEAAAAPVRLAREIRAKGARASMALKPATPIEPYEDLLPELDMLLVMTVEPGFGGQAFLDIMLPKIRRTRQLIDKHGLELWLQVDGGVSAATIERCAEAGADVFVAGSAVYGAQDPAKAVSELRGLAEKATGAPGTPGHAATGR; encoded by the coding sequence ATGGCCCTCCAGATCAGTCCCAGCATCCTGTCCGCAGACTTCTCCCGCCTGGCGGACGAGGCCAAGGCGGTGGAAGGCGCCGACTGGCTCCACGTCGACGTCATGGACAACCACTTCGTCCCCAACCTCACCCTCGGTGTCCCTGTGGTCGAAGCGCTGGGCAAGGCCACGGACACACCGATGGACTGCCATCTCATGATCGAGGACCCGGACCGCTGGGCGCCGCAGTACGTCGAGGCGGGGGCCGGTTCGGTCACCTTCCACGTGGAGGCCGCGGCCGCGCCGGTCCGGCTGGCGCGCGAGATCCGGGCCAAGGGCGCGCGGGCCTCGATGGCGCTCAAGCCGGCCACGCCCATCGAGCCGTACGAGGACCTGCTGCCCGAACTGGACATGCTGCTGGTGATGACCGTGGAACCCGGCTTCGGCGGCCAGGCGTTCCTGGACATCATGCTGCCGAAGATCCGCCGCACCCGGCAGCTCATCGACAAGCACGGACTGGAGCTGTGGCTCCAGGTGGACGGCGGGGTCTCGGCCGCCACCATCGAGCGGTGTGCCGAGGCGGGCGCCGATGTGTTCGTGGCGGGCTCGGCGGTCTACGGTGCCCAGGACCCGGCCAAGGCCGTCAGCGAACTGCGCGGGCTCGCCGAGAAGGCGACCGGCGCCCCCGGAACACCCGGCCACGCGGCTACCGGTCGGTGA
- a CDS encoding sugar-binding transcriptional regulator, whose protein sequence is MGPAELVQAAAMARRFYLEGKSKIQIAEEFGVSRFKVARVLETALERDLVRIEIRVPAELDAERSDALRARYGLRHAVVVESPADAEADTPDPENLGEVAADLLGELVTEGDVLGLAWGRSTIHMAAALHRLPPCTVVQLTGVYDAGTAERGSVEAVRRAAAVSGGEAHPIYAPMLLPDTATADALRGQTGIARAFEYFDKVTVACVSIGSWEAGISTVYDMLSEEERAHYESLGAAAEMSAHLFDAEGRRIGRDLGERCITVEADRLRRIPEVVAIAGGRRKAEAIGAVLRSGLVTSLVTDTAAADHLLAEITPGARPALDRADPDGA, encoded by the coding sequence ATGGGACCCGCCGAACTGGTGCAGGCGGCGGCCATGGCGCGCCGCTTCTACCTCGAGGGCAAGTCCAAGATCCAGATTGCCGAGGAGTTCGGCGTCAGCCGCTTCAAGGTCGCGCGTGTGCTGGAGACGGCGCTCGAGCGCGATCTGGTGCGCATCGAGATCCGAGTTCCCGCCGAACTCGACGCCGAGCGCTCCGACGCGCTGCGCGCCCGCTACGGGCTGCGCCACGCGGTCGTCGTGGAGTCCCCGGCCGACGCCGAGGCCGACACCCCGGACCCGGAGAACCTGGGCGAGGTGGCCGCGGACCTGCTGGGCGAGCTGGTGACCGAGGGGGACGTGCTGGGGCTGGCCTGGGGACGTTCCACGATCCACATGGCGGCCGCGCTGCACCGGCTGCCCCCGTGCACCGTGGTCCAGCTCACCGGCGTGTACGACGCGGGTACGGCGGAGCGCGGTTCGGTGGAGGCGGTGCGCCGCGCCGCCGCCGTCTCCGGCGGGGAGGCGCACCCCATCTACGCGCCGATGCTGCTGCCGGACACGGCCACCGCGGACGCCCTGCGCGGCCAGACCGGGATCGCCCGCGCCTTCGAGTACTTCGACAAGGTCACCGTGGCCTGCGTCTCCATCGGCTCCTGGGAGGCCGGGATCTCCACGGTCTACGACATGCTGTCGGAGGAGGAGCGGGCCCACTACGAGAGCCTGGGCGCCGCCGCCGAGATGTCGGCCCACCTCTTCGACGCCGAGGGCCGCCGCATCGGCCGTGACCTGGGCGAGCGCTGCATCACCGTGGAGGCCGACCGGCTGCGCCGGATCCCCGAGGTGGTGGCCATCGCGGGCGGCCGCCGCAAGGCCGAGGCGATCGGGGCGGTGCTGAGGTCCGGCCTGGTCACCAGCCTGGTGACGGACACCGCCGCGGCGGACCACCTGCTCGCCGAGATCACCCCCGGCGCCCGCCCCGCCCTGGACCGCGCGGACCCGGACGGCGCATAG
- a CDS encoding GuaB1 family IMP dehydrogenase-related protein: protein MRFLEPGTGRHVESSPVPYDLTYDDVFMVPSRSAVGSRQGVDLASPDGTGTTIPLVVANMTAIAGRRMAETVARRGGLVVIPQDIPIDVVTDVVRWVKNRHLVLDTPIVLAPSGTVADALSLLPKRAHGAGVVVEDGRPVGVVTESDLTGVDRFTQLSEVMSRELMVLDADIDPQEAFNRLDAAHRKLAPAVDADGKLVGILTRKGALRATLYKPAVDAAGRLRIAAAIGVNGDVEGRTKALLDAGADTLVVDTAHGHQESMISALRAVRDLGPRVPVVAGNVVAAQGVRDLIEAGADIVKVGVGPGAMCTTRMMTGVGRPQFSAVLECAAEARKFGKHVWADGGVRHPRDVAMALAAGASNVMIGSWFAGTYESPGDLQHTAEGRPYKESFGMASARAVRNRTSEESAYERARKGLFEEGISTSRMFLDPARPGVEDLIDAIVAGVRSSCTYAGAASLEEFHERAVVGVQSAAGYAEGQPLHVSWD, encoded by the coding sequence ATGCGTTTCCTCGAGCCCGGTACGGGACGCCACGTGGAATCGTCCCCGGTTCCCTACGACCTGACCTACGACGATGTGTTCATGGTGCCGAGCCGCTCCGCGGTCGGCTCCCGCCAGGGGGTGGACCTGGCCTCGCCCGACGGCACGGGCACCACCATTCCGCTCGTCGTCGCCAACATGACCGCGATCGCCGGCCGCCGCATGGCCGAGACGGTGGCCCGCCGCGGTGGCCTCGTCGTCATCCCGCAGGACATCCCGATCGACGTCGTCACCGATGTCGTCCGCTGGGTCAAGAACCGCCATCTGGTGCTGGACACCCCGATCGTCCTCGCCCCCTCGGGGACCGTCGCCGACGCGCTGTCGCTGCTGCCCAAGCGGGCGCACGGCGCGGGGGTGGTGGTCGAGGACGGGCGTCCGGTGGGGGTGGTGACCGAGTCCGACCTGACCGGCGTGGACCGCTTCACGCAGCTGTCCGAGGTGATGTCGCGGGAGCTGATGGTGCTCGACGCGGACATAGACCCCCAGGAGGCGTTCAACCGCCTCGACGCCGCCCACCGCAAGCTGGCGCCCGCGGTCGACGCGGACGGGAAGCTGGTGGGCATCCTGACCCGCAAGGGCGCGCTGCGCGCGACGCTCTACAAGCCCGCGGTGGACGCCGCGGGCCGGCTGCGGATCGCCGCCGCCATCGGGGTCAACGGCGATGTGGAGGGCCGTACGAAGGCGCTCCTGGACGCCGGGGCGGACACCCTCGTCGTGGACACCGCCCACGGCCACCAGGAGTCGATGATCAGCGCGCTCAGGGCGGTCCGGGACCTCGGCCCGCGGGTGCCGGTGGTGGCGGGCAACGTCGTGGCCGCCCAGGGGGTGCGCGATCTCATCGAGGCCGGTGCCGACATCGTCAAGGTCGGCGTCGGACCGGGGGCGATGTGCACCACCCGGATGATGACCGGCGTGGGCCGGCCGCAGTTCTCCGCGGTGCTCGAATGCGCCGCCGAGGCGCGGAAGTTCGGCAAGCACGTGTGGGCCGACGGCGGCGTACGCCACCCCCGCGACGTCGCCATGGCGCTGGCCGCCGGGGCGTCCAACGTCATGATCGGCTCCTGGTTCGCGGGGACGTACGAGTCGCCCGGCGACCTCCAGCACACCGCCGAGGGCCGGCCGTACAAGGAGAGCTTCGGCATGGCGTCGGCGCGCGCGGTGCGCAATCGCACCAGCGAGGAGTCGGCGTACGAGCGGGCCCGCAAGGGGCTGTTCGAGGAGGGCATCTCCACCTCGCGGATGTTCCTGGACCCGGCCCGGCCGGGGGTCGAGGACCTGATCGACGCGATCGTCGCGGGTGTGCGCAGCTCCTGCACCTACGCGGGCGCCGCGTCGCTGGAGGAGTTCCACGAGCGGGCCGTGGTGGGCGTGCAGAGCGCCGCCGGCTACGCGGAGGGCCAGCCGCTGCACGTCTCCTGGGATTGA